Proteins encoded together in one Streptomyces umbrinus window:
- a CDS encoding 4Fe-4S single cluster domain-containing protein: protein MGNTARLDISGTHLPLLTLGPGARLGVWVQGCVLACPGCMSRHTWDPAGGTRVPVADLLGLWRQALERGASGLTVSGGEPCDQPAGLGAFLKGAHDLRSAPSVRPTSDGGAPDLLVYTGYEEDELTTEQRAALGPADAVVTGRFRITEPTDLVWRGSANQRMVPRTELGRLRYGPHLARTRDPRDVGLQVVVDRRTRDGTWPVRWYGIPRPGDLTAMEREGARRGLPLSAPSWRP from the coding sequence TTGGGAAACACGGCACGCCTGGATATCAGCGGTACTCACCTGCCACTGCTGACCCTTGGGCCGGGAGCGCGGCTCGGCGTCTGGGTGCAGGGCTGTGTGCTGGCCTGCCCGGGCTGTATGTCGCGGCACACCTGGGACCCCGCCGGCGGCACCCGCGTACCTGTGGCGGACCTGCTCGGACTGTGGAGACAGGCCCTGGAGCGGGGCGCGTCGGGTCTGACCGTCAGCGGTGGGGAGCCGTGCGACCAGCCGGCCGGACTCGGCGCGTTCCTCAAGGGCGCGCACGACCTGCGCAGCGCCCCGTCCGTACGGCCGACGTCCGACGGCGGGGCGCCCGACCTGCTCGTCTACACCGGGTACGAGGAGGACGAACTCACCACTGAGCAGCGGGCGGCGCTCGGACCGGCGGACGCCGTGGTCACCGGCCGGTTCCGCATCACCGAACCGACGGACCTCGTCTGGCGCGGCTCGGCCAACCAGCGGATGGTCCCACGAACGGAGTTGGGCCGCCTTCGCTACGGCCCCCACCTCGCGCGCACCCGGGACCCGCGGGATGTCGGACTCCAGGTCGTCGTGGACCGGCGGACGCGGGACGGGACGTGGCCGGTGCGCTGGTACGGCATTCCGCGCCCCGGCGACCTGACCGCCATGGAGAGGGAGGGGGCCCGCCGTGGACTACCGCTCTCGGCGCCCAGCTGGCGCCCCTGA
- a CDS encoding Appr-1-p processing protein: MRLVHGPAEPSELPPHHQLVVELRALRKVGLSRVRQISHPGLAAAASAAGLPTGPEEPAAGIERLLRSAVHWLDGAVPPPGGHLIPDAPAAGPVGELARAAAHSFGLVGAASQIAGERRKAAAAVFGVTTESFRHRQERQVIDRLADAVLGLAGAGAPPEGNPLPQATPSDVPHAVARMTGPPVHYDTAPGAVPAHPDIQVHLSPIELLRDVDVLVSSENTYLEMSKIFRNTVSGALRRAAAARDETNAVIDDPLARELRDWMARHGRSGLQVPPGTVVPTGPGALARRGVRRVLHAAVAVPRRTSNGYEACESTVVEAVSAAFRVAVGERDAHEPPLSSLCFPVLGAGRGGLQPERAARWLRWAVEEELRADPRWTVHLVTRTPALIPVLRGTERG; encoded by the coding sequence ATGCGTCTGGTACACGGCCCCGCAGAGCCTTCGGAACTTCCCCCGCACCACCAACTCGTCGTCGAACTGCGTGCCCTGCGCAAGGTCGGCCTCTCCCGCGTACGGCAGATATCGCACCCCGGTCTCGCCGCGGCGGCGTCCGCCGCCGGCCTGCCCACCGGCCCGGAGGAGCCCGCCGCGGGGATCGAACGCCTGTTGCGGTCGGCCGTCCACTGGCTCGACGGTGCCGTGCCGCCGCCCGGGGGCCACCTGATCCCGGACGCTCCCGCCGCCGGGCCGGTCGGTGAACTCGCGCGCGCGGCGGCCCATTCGTTCGGGCTCGTCGGCGCCGCCTCCCAGATAGCCGGCGAGCGGCGCAAGGCGGCTGCCGCGGTGTTCGGTGTCACCACGGAGAGCTTCCGGCACCGCCAGGAGCGCCAGGTCATCGACCGCCTGGCCGACGCGGTGCTGGGCCTGGCCGGCGCGGGCGCTCCGCCGGAGGGGAACCCGCTTCCGCAGGCCACGCCCTCCGACGTCCCGCACGCGGTGGCCCGGATGACCGGTCCACCGGTGCACTACGACACGGCCCCCGGTGCGGTTCCCGCCCACCCGGACATCCAGGTGCACCTGTCTCCCATCGAGCTGCTGCGCGACGTCGACGTCCTGGTCTCGTCCGAGAACACGTATCTGGAGATGTCGAAGATCTTCCGCAACACCGTCTCCGGGGCGCTGCGGCGCGCGGCGGCCGCACGGGACGAGACCAACGCGGTCATCGACGACCCCCTCGCCCGTGAGCTGCGCGACTGGATGGCCAGGCACGGCCGCAGCGGCCTCCAGGTACCGCCCGGCACGGTCGTCCCCACCGGCCCGGGCGCGCTGGCGCGGCGCGGGGTCCGCCGAGTCCTGCACGCGGCGGTCGCGGTGCCCCGGCGCACCAGCAACGGCTACGAGGCGTGCGAGAGCACGGTGGTCGAAGCGGTGTCCGCCGCCTTCCGGGTGGCCGTCGGCGAACGGGACGCGCACGAACCCCCGTTGTCGTCCCTGTGCTTCCCCGTTCTCGGTGCCGGACGCGGCGGTCTGCAACCCGAGCGGGCCGCCCGCTGGCTGCGCTGGGCCGTGGAGGAGGAACTGCGTGCGGATCCCCGTTGGACAGTCCACCTGGTCACCCGTACCCCTGCCCTGATCCCCGTGCTGCGGGGCACCGAGCGGGGCTGA
- a CDS encoding protein kinase domain-containing protein: MSTAEPLGGDPDTAGNAVPPTDHFPDVESDPARGREARPQLHDLPEELRGRFERLAELGTGRTGEPLPQQAVVLRVVEREPKLRPAGVPLVWKGYHHFYAPDRRVHEILGDPVDQHVVQVLDRGIATGMVWEVCPSAGEVTLAEYRARHQARKGAPLPTEHVRRVIEQLHRALTALHGRGIVHRDVAPDNIVVREGPHEEPELVLVDFGAAVQSSPSLSRPVRHWAGKPLYLAPEAATVVQNVAPSGDWWSMGMVVAELALGTHPIRLRERSVVLKRLSTEDVDLSGIADTRLRALCEGLLTRSLNHRWGATEVGQWIHPDQADPVPITRGTAPSPEITPAPGSRVRPFSFMGVPYSDLEELAEALDRRHPGAAQLLSSAPRREELVKWLGQFVSTGPAVGGTSPADPADPLEDLRTRLADEPGPVTLAELLNRLGPHLPVTWHGSSLEGDQLPVPLERAVAGDRDARDLVEALRHPGLLTALAVRPGGEQLAATEEQWRRLRDAWDAQTDELALRHPLLRRRAVRAALARDTGVDARLLHLARLPQTAGVWSRRAGAEARRLAVPVPWFERLLDEADEPLRALAAVRLARLAQNDAGRAYAHLEERGRQEAAAALAAARDGLDVAMRRLDMLPNLGWAVLGAVLVCAPWGFVISLSDAANLAPQSAVVTGWLLAMPAAFVVHALELWIAVRIGPPGYHPSQSLAGLVIGTAERPSRFTLGSRWARLVSTVLMLVLFLGVLPYVLLWAPWLWPVGTVVALAVWTVRRDRVWRRELRRQRAVQAAVRAGRTLPAVAGGRTV; this comes from the coding sequence ATGAGCACCGCGGAACCACTGGGGGGCGACCCGGATACGGCGGGGAACGCCGTTCCGCCCACCGACCATTTCCCGGACGTCGAGTCCGACCCGGCGCGAGGCCGCGAGGCCCGGCCGCAGCTGCACGACCTGCCCGAGGAACTGCGCGGGCGCTTCGAGCGGCTCGCCGAACTCGGCACCGGACGCACCGGCGAACCACTCCCTCAGCAGGCCGTGGTGCTGCGCGTCGTGGAACGCGAACCCAAGCTCCGGCCGGCGGGGGTCCCTCTCGTCTGGAAGGGCTACCACCACTTCTACGCCCCCGACCGCCGGGTCCACGAGATCCTCGGCGACCCCGTCGACCAGCACGTCGTCCAGGTCCTCGACCGCGGCATCGCGACCGGAATGGTGTGGGAGGTCTGCCCCTCGGCGGGCGAGGTCACCCTCGCCGAGTACCGCGCGCGGCACCAGGCACGGAAGGGGGCTCCCCTGCCGACCGAGCACGTCCGGCGTGTGATCGAGCAGCTCCACCGGGCGCTGACCGCGCTGCACGGACGCGGAATCGTGCACCGCGACGTCGCTCCGGACAACATCGTCGTCCGCGAAGGCCCGCACGAGGAGCCCGAGTTGGTGCTCGTCGACTTCGGCGCCGCCGTGCAGTCGTCGCCGTCGTTGTCCCGCCCGGTGCGGCACTGGGCGGGCAAGCCGCTCTACCTTGCGCCGGAGGCCGCCACCGTCGTCCAGAACGTCGCCCCGTCCGGGGACTGGTGGTCCATGGGCATGGTCGTCGCCGAACTCGCCCTCGGCACCCATCCGATCCGGTTGCGGGAGCGCAGCGTGGTCCTGAAGCGGCTCAGCACCGAGGACGTGGACCTGAGCGGCATCGCCGACACGCGGCTGCGTGCCCTGTGCGAGGGACTGCTCACCCGGTCCCTGAATCACCGCTGGGGTGCCACGGAGGTCGGCCAGTGGATCCATCCGGACCAGGCGGACCCCGTACCGATCACACGGGGTACCGCGCCCTCCCCCGAAATCACCCCCGCGCCCGGCTCGCGCGTGCGGCCCTTCTCCTTCATGGGGGTGCCCTACAGCGACCTGGAGGAACTCGCCGAGGCACTCGACCGCCGCCATCCGGGCGCCGCGCAGCTGCTGTCCTCCGCTCCCCGGCGCGAGGAACTGGTCAAGTGGCTCGGCCAGTTCGTGTCGACCGGCCCCGCCGTCGGCGGCACCTCCCCCGCCGATCCCGCCGACCCGCTGGAGGACCTGCGCACTCGGCTGGCCGACGAGCCCGGCCCCGTCACCCTCGCCGAACTGCTGAACCGGCTCGGCCCCCATCTGCCCGTCACCTGGCACGGCAGCAGCCTCGAAGGCGACCAACTGCCGGTCCCGCTCGAAAGAGCGGTGGCCGGAGACCGGGACGCCCGCGACCTCGTCGAGGCACTCCGCCACCCCGGACTCCTCACCGCCCTTGCCGTCCGCCCGGGCGGCGAACAACTCGCCGCCACCGAGGAGCAGTGGCGGCGGCTGCGTGACGCCTGGGACGCGCAGACCGACGAACTCGCCCTGCGGCACCCCCTGCTGCGCAGGCGGGCCGTACGAGCGGCGCTCGCCCGGGACACCGGCGTCGACGCCCGGCTGCTCCACCTGGCCCGGTTGCCCCAGACCGCCGGCGTCTGGAGCCGGCGGGCCGGCGCGGAGGCACGACGGCTCGCCGTCCCCGTCCCCTGGTTCGAGCGTCTGCTCGACGAGGCCGACGAGCCACTGCGCGCGCTGGCCGCGGTGCGGCTCGCGCGCCTGGCCCAGAACGACGCGGGGCGGGCGTACGCGCATCTGGAGGAGCGCGGCCGACAGGAGGCCGCCGCCGCCCTGGCCGCCGCACGCGACGGACTCGATGTCGCGATGCGCCGCCTCGACATGCTGCCGAACCTCGGCTGGGCGGTCCTGGGCGCCGTCCTGGTCTGCGCTCCGTGGGGCTTCGTCATCTCGCTCTCCGACGCCGCGAATCTGGCTCCCCAGTCCGCCGTCGTCACCGGCTGGCTGCTGGCGATGCCCGCCGCGTTCGTCGTGCACGCCCTCGAACTGTGGATCGCGGTCCGCATCGGGCCACCGGGCTACCACCCCTCGCAGTCGCTGGCCGGACTCGTCATCGGCACCGCCGAACGGCCGAGCCGGTTCACTCTCGGCAGCCGCTGGGCGCGGCTGGTCTCCACGGTGCTGATGCTGGTCCTGTTCCTCGGCGTCCTGCCGTACGTCCTGCTGTGGGCGCCGTGGCTGTGGCCCGTGGGAACCGTCGTCGCACTCGCCGTGTGGACCGTGCGACGCGACCGGGTCTGGCGCCGGGAGCTTCGTCGGCAGCGGGCCGTCCAGGCCGCCGTCCGCGCCGGACGCACCCTGCCTGCCGTGGCCGGAGGGAGGACCGTATGA
- a CDS encoding AAA family ATPase, protein MSLSSGSTESRLTKHGEPRHAAASPQRPTPPFVDEILGTLSVHSQFVLHGNIRDRYLAQRRHGGKLVETDRSLPESLWDGLRRLGYGALLRYDQITGFVTLVGPDQDTVVELLNDALRSPRNGQTGGRTPQLLDAEPLLREIVTGFQERRTGQRRDGREAEPLRLALLIDYSSRLSTDVTRLSDAEKDFFLSCVQLAQDAQPLAPGAHLPPRDPAGGGQLFNPVIWLADSDRDLPHWLVSGSERIRAVAVPGPDADERGRMAELLASEHRPGAADVESAPQDGTGTEQEGPYGRSRLDPVTAFAKAAAGLSLDAMRQSHRLALSRGMPFEAMPDAVRIYRLGVEKDPWRSWAIRERIAGGREALTRRVRGQEPAVTMTLDILKRAALGLSGAQATSAGHRPRGVLFFAGPTGTGKTEMAKTVAQLLFDSEEAYLRFDMSEFSAAHAADRLVGAPPGYVGYEAGGELTRAVRADPFRVILFDEIEKAHQGVMDKFLQLLEDGRLTDGQGVTTYFSECVLIFTSNLGVQHKDPKTEKRVWDVHPKDDYSDLAKRVKQNIRHHFESEVGRPELMNRFGGNVVVFGFITGPPAEEVLDLSIDNIAAALWESQDIRLEISPRARGQLGKYCLRDPYAGGRGIGMALETHLINPLARSIFEIRPQSLRGTLRVTDVTEDPEDGSVDLRVEHDRDRG, encoded by the coding sequence GTGAGTCTGTCCAGCGGATCGACGGAGAGCCGTCTCACCAAGCACGGAGAACCTCGCCACGCCGCCGCGAGCCCGCAGCGGCCGACACCCCCCTTCGTCGACGAGATCCTCGGCACGCTCTCGGTGCACAGCCAGTTCGTGCTGCACGGCAACATCCGCGACCGGTACCTGGCACAGCGCCGACACGGCGGGAAGCTGGTCGAGACCGATCGCAGCCTGCCCGAGTCGCTGTGGGACGGCCTGCGCCGGCTCGGCTACGGCGCACTGCTGCGCTACGACCAGATCACCGGCTTCGTCACCTTGGTCGGACCCGACCAGGACACCGTGGTCGAGTTGCTCAACGACGCGCTGCGCAGCCCGCGCAACGGACAGACCGGCGGCCGCACCCCCCAACTCCTGGACGCGGAACCGCTGCTGCGGGAGATCGTCACCGGGTTCCAGGAACGCCGTACCGGGCAGCGCCGGGACGGACGGGAGGCCGAACCGCTGCGGCTGGCACTGCTGATCGACTACTCCTCCCGGCTGAGCACCGACGTCACCCGGCTCAGCGACGCCGAGAAGGACTTCTTTCTGTCCTGCGTCCAACTCGCCCAGGACGCACAGCCGTTGGCTCCCGGCGCCCATCTGCCCCCGCGCGACCCCGCGGGCGGCGGGCAGCTGTTCAACCCGGTCATCTGGCTCGCGGACAGCGACCGCGACCTGCCGCACTGGCTGGTGAGCGGCTCCGAGCGCATCCGCGCGGTCGCGGTCCCCGGGCCGGACGCCGACGAGCGCGGGCGCATGGCCGAGCTGCTGGCATCGGAGCACCGGCCCGGCGCGGCCGACGTCGAATCCGCCCCCCAGGACGGCACCGGTACCGAACAGGAAGGGCCGTACGGACGGTCACGGCTGGATCCTGTCACCGCGTTCGCCAAGGCGGCGGCCGGTCTGTCCCTGGACGCGATGCGGCAGAGCCACCGGCTCGCTCTGTCGCGGGGCATGCCGTTCGAGGCGATGCCGGACGCGGTACGCATCTACCGGCTGGGCGTGGAGAAGGACCCCTGGCGTTCCTGGGCGATCCGCGAGCGGATCGCCGGCGGTCGCGAGGCCCTCACCCGCCGGGTGCGCGGCCAGGAGCCCGCGGTCACCATGACGCTCGACATCCTCAAGCGCGCGGCCCTCGGGCTGTCCGGCGCGCAGGCCACGTCCGCCGGGCACCGGCCGCGCGGGGTGCTCTTCTTCGCCGGTCCGACGGGAACGGGAAAGACCGAAATGGCCAAGACCGTCGCACAGTTGCTGTTCGACAGCGAGGAGGCCTACCTGAGGTTCGACATGAGCGAGTTCTCCGCCGCGCACGCGGCCGACCGGCTGGTGGGGGCGCCGCCGGGATACGTGGGCTACGAGGCGGGCGGTGAACTCACCCGTGCCGTACGCGCGGACCCCTTCCGGGTCATCCTCTTCGACGAGATCGAGAAGGCGCACCAAGGGGTGATGGACAAGTTCCTCCAGCTCCTGGAGGACGGCCGGCTCACCGACGGACAGGGCGTCACCACCTACTTCAGCGAGTGCGTGCTCATCTTCACCTCCAACCTCGGGGTGCAGCACAAGGACCCGAAGACCGAGAAGCGCGTGTGGGACGTACATCCCAAGGACGACTACTCCGACCTCGCGAAGAGGGTGAAGCAGAACATCCGCCATCACTTCGAGTCCGAGGTGGGACGTCCGGAGCTGATGAACCGCTTCGGCGGCAACGTGGTCGTGTTCGGCTTCATCACCGGCCCGCCCGCGGAAGAGGTCCTCGACCTGTCGATCGACAACATCGCCGCCGCCCTGTGGGAGAGCCAGGACATCCGGCTGGAGATCAGCCCGCGGGCCCGGGGGCAGCTCGGCAAGTACTGTCTGCGGGACCCGTACGCCGGGGGTCGGGGCATCGGCATGGCCCTGGAGACACACCTGATCAATCCCCTGGCCCGCTCGATCTTCGAGATCCGCCCGCAGTCACTGCGCGGCACGCTCCGGGTGACGGACGTGACGGAGGATCCGGAGGACGGCTCCGTCGACCTGCGGGTCGAACACGACAGGGACCGTGGATGA